Proteins from a genomic interval of Ensifer canadensis:
- a CDS encoding ABC transporter permease, translated as MNKRIRSFSATLSSVFLTLLGLTIVTFMIGRVMPVDPVIAAVGDNASEAVITRARIEMGLDQPLIVQFFRYLWQLLHGDLGMSILTRNPVATDIARFFPATLELATAALLLSAAIGIPLGVWAAVRQGKFVDQAIRVVCLAGHSVPVFMLSLISLLIFYATLGVAPGPGRQDVIFDGMIDPVTGLLTIDTLIAGDWDAFRDAVAHMAQPVCILAYFSMAYITRMTRAFMVDALKGEFVITARAKGLSASTVIWSHAFPTVAVQLVTVLALTYAGLLEGAVVTETVFSWPGLGQYLTVSLMNADMNPVVGATLLIGLIYVGLNLIADLLYRVLDPRVR; from the coding sequence TTGAACAAGCGTATCCGAAGCTTTTCCGCCACGTTGAGCAGCGTCTTCCTGACGCTGCTCGGCCTGACGATCGTCACCTTCATGATCGGCCGCGTCATGCCCGTCGACCCGGTGATTGCCGCGGTCGGCGACAACGCCTCCGAGGCGGTGATCACCCGCGCGCGCATCGAAATGGGGCTCGACCAGCCGCTGATCGTGCAGTTCTTCCGTTATCTCTGGCAATTGCTGCACGGTGATCTCGGCATGTCGATCCTGACACGCAACCCGGTTGCGACCGATATCGCCCGGTTCTTCCCGGCTACGCTGGAGCTGGCGACGGCGGCGCTGCTGCTGTCGGCGGCAATCGGCATTCCGCTCGGCGTCTGGGCGGCCGTCCGGCAGGGCAAGTTCGTCGATCAGGCGATCCGCGTCGTCTGCCTCGCCGGTCATTCCGTTCCGGTGTTCATGCTGTCGCTGATCTCGCTGTTGATCTTCTACGCGACGCTTGGCGTGGCACCGGGACCCGGCCGCCAGGACGTGATCTTCGACGGCATGATCGATCCGGTCACCGGCCTGTTGACGATCGATACACTGATCGCCGGCGACTGGGATGCTTTCCGTGACGCCGTGGCGCACATGGCGCAGCCGGTCTGCATTCTCGCCTATTTCAGCATGGCCTACATCACCCGCATGACCCGAGCCTTCATGGTCGATGCGCTGAAGGGCGAGTTCGTCATCACCGCGCGCGCCAAGGGTCTCTCCGCATCGACCGTCATCTGGAGCCACGCCTTCCCGACGGTAGCCGTGCAACTGGTGACAGTCTTGGCGCTGACCTATGCCGGACTTCTCGAAGGCGCCGTCGTTACCGAAACCGTGTTCAGCTGGCCGGGCCTCGGCCAATACCTGACGGTGTCGCTGATGAACGCCGACATGAACCCCGTGGTCGGAGCGACCCTTTTGATCGGCCTCATCTATGTCGGCCTCAACCTCATCGCCGACCTTCTCTATCGTGTACTGGATCCCCGCGTCCGATGA
- the nikC gene encoding nickel transporter permease, with protein MMLTTFRNWALDETPASRTQASWGHRYRIWLKLRSNPLAMIGLTIILVFSLLAVFAPVLAPHDPAIQNLANRLAAPSAAHWLGTDELGRDIFSRILFGGRVTLGMVVSVVVLVAPIGLAVGCIAGYFGGIVDTVLMRVTDVFLAFPRLILALAFVAALKPGVESAILAIALTAWPPYARLARAETMTVRRSDFIAACRLTGASPWRIIMRHAAPLCVPSLIVRITLDMSSIIITAASLGFLGMGAQPPSPEWGAMIATARRFIFDQWWVATVPGIAIFLVSLAFNFLGDGLRDVLDPKGD; from the coding sequence ATGATGCTTACGACCTTTCGAAACTGGGCGCTGGATGAAACGCCCGCCTCCCGCACCCAGGCCTCCTGGGGTCATCGCTATCGAATCTGGCTGAAGCTCAGGTCCAACCCGCTGGCGATGATCGGGCTGACGATCATCCTCGTCTTTTCGCTGCTTGCCGTGTTTGCGCCGGTACTGGCGCCGCACGATCCGGCGATCCAGAACCTGGCCAACCGGCTTGCCGCCCCAAGTGCTGCCCATTGGCTCGGCACCGACGAACTCGGCCGCGACATCTTCTCGCGCATCCTCTTCGGCGGTCGCGTGACGCTCGGCATGGTGGTTTCCGTGGTCGTTCTGGTGGCGCCGATCGGGCTCGCTGTCGGCTGCATTGCCGGTTATTTCGGCGGCATCGTCGATACGGTGCTGATGCGGGTCACCGACGTGTTTCTCGCCTTCCCGAGGCTCATTCTCGCGCTTGCCTTCGTCGCGGCGCTGAAGCCGGGCGTCGAAAGCGCCATCCTCGCCATCGCGCTCACAGCCTGGCCGCCCTATGCGCGTCTCGCCCGCGCCGAAACCATGACCGTGCGCCGCAGCGATTTCATCGCCGCCTGCCGGCTGACCGGTGCATCGCCATGGCGCATCATCATGCGCCATGCAGCGCCGCTCTGCGTGCCGAGCCTGATCGTGCGCATCACGCTCGACATGAGCTCGATCATCATCACCGCTGCAAGCCTCGGCTTCCTCGGCATGGGCGCGCAGCCGCCGTCACCGGAGTGGGGCGCGATGATTGCCACCGCCAGGCGATTCATCTTCGACCAGTGGTGGGTCGCCACCGTTCCCGGCATCGCGATCTTCCTCGTGTCGCTCGCCTTCAACTTTCTCGGCGACGGATTGCGCGACGTGCTCGATCCGAAGGGGGACTGA
- a CDS encoding ABC transporter ATP-binding protein, which translates to MLVDIKNLRIAFENRSSRFEAVRGISLSLGAEKLGIVGESGSGKSLTARALMKLLPSNAAISADRLSLDGIDLLSASEKQMRQIRGKRAGFILQDPKYSLNPVMNIGRQVAEAWRAHKGGSKRQALEAAIHLLDQVKIRNPREVAAAYPHEVSGGMGQRVMIAMMLAPDPELLIADEPTSALDATVQAEILRLIEELVSERNMGLILISHDLPLVSHFCDRVAVMYSGRVMEELKASELLNARHPYTKGLLNCMPSLTHPRDRLPVLNRDASWLTA; encoded by the coding sequence ATGCTGGTTGATATCAAGAACCTCCGCATCGCCTTCGAGAACCGCTCCTCGCGCTTCGAGGCGGTGCGCGGCATCTCGCTTTCACTCGGCGCAGAGAAACTCGGCATCGTCGGCGAGAGCGGCTCGGGCAAGAGCCTGACGGCACGGGCGCTGATGAAGCTGCTGCCCTCCAATGCCGCCATATCAGCCGACCGGCTCTCCCTCGACGGCATCGATTTGCTCTCTGCCTCGGAAAAGCAGATGCGCCAGATCCGTGGCAAGCGGGCGGGCTTCATCCTGCAGGATCCGAAATATTCGCTCAACCCGGTGATGAACATCGGCCGACAGGTGGCGGAAGCCTGGCGTGCCCACAAGGGCGGCAGCAAGAGGCAAGCGCTCGAGGCGGCGATCCATCTCCTCGACCAGGTTAAAATCCGCAATCCGCGCGAAGTCGCCGCCGCCTACCCGCACGAAGTCTCGGGCGGCATGGGCCAGCGGGTGATGATCGCGATGATGCTGGCACCCGATCCGGAGCTGCTGATTGCCGACGAACCGACGAGCGCGCTCGATGCGACCGTGCAGGCAGAAATCCTGCGGCTGATCGAGGAGCTGGTGTCGGAGCGCAACATGGGCCTCATTCTCATCAGCCACGACCTGCCGCTCGTGTCGCATTTCTGCGACCGCGTCGCGGTGATGTATTCCGGCCGCGTGATGGAAGAGCTGAAGGCGTCCGAGCTGCTGAACGCCCGCCACCCCTATACCAAGGGGCTTCTCAACTGCATGCCTTCCCTCACGCATCCCAGGGACCGGTTGCCTGTTCTCAACCGCGATGCATCGTGGCTCACCGCATGA
- a CDS encoding ABC transporter ATP-binding protein produces MIDVENLRIRFGDREVVKGVSFSVKKGDSFGIVGESGSGKSTILRAMAGLNESWAGRIAFGGEAAALKRPPAFFRRVQMVFQDPYGSLHPRQTIDRILSELPLVHGMDNIDKRIVQALSDVALPQAARFRFPHQLSGGQRQRVAIARALIADPQVLLLDEPTSALDVSVQAEILNLLSDLREARNLTYILVSHNLAVIAHLCGQVGVMLNGEMVEQLSAQDLRAGKTHHAHTTELRMLSVGLEEPA; encoded by the coding sequence ATGATCGACGTTGAAAATCTCCGCATAAGATTCGGCGACCGCGAAGTCGTCAAAGGTGTCTCGTTTTCGGTGAAGAAGGGCGACAGCTTCGGCATCGTCGGCGAAAGTGGCTCGGGCAAATCCACGATCCTCAGGGCGATGGCCGGGCTCAATGAAAGCTGGGCCGGTCGCATCGCCTTTGGCGGTGAAGCGGCGGCACTGAAGCGCCCACCCGCCTTCTTCCGCCGGGTGCAGATGGTGTTCCAGGATCCTTATGGCTCGCTGCATCCACGCCAGACAATCGATCGCATTCTCAGCGAATTGCCGCTCGTGCACGGCATGGACAATATCGACAAGCGGATCGTTCAGGCGCTGTCCGACGTGGCGCTGCCGCAGGCGGCCCGCTTCCGGTTTCCGCACCAGCTGTCCGGCGGCCAGCGTCAGCGGGTGGCGATCGCCCGGGCGCTGATTGCCGATCCGCAGGTGTTGCTGCTCGACGAGCCGACGAGTGCGCTCGACGTTTCGGTGCAGGCTGAGATCCTCAACCTATTGTCCGATCTTCGCGAAGCGCGAAATCTCACCTACATTCTCGTCAGCCACAACCTGGCGGTGATCGCCCACCTCTGCGGTCAGGTCGGCGTCATGCTGAACGGCGAAATGGTGGAGCAACTGAGCGCGCAGGACCTTCGAGCGGGCAAGACACACCATGCCCATACGACGGAGTTGCGTATGCTGAGCGTCGGGCTGGAAGAACCGGCCTGA
- a CDS encoding serine hydrolase domain-containing protein: protein MPAHFDWHAASATAEGFAKQWAENEPGGAIVGFDDSGIRFSHARGVESLATFAPFSAESVVRYASVTKHFFCAMVLGHDDIIKLDDRLGHHLPELVSPLADVTVGQALDMSGGLPDTRECLSLLGLSVYTDTQAAPLLAFLARLRRLNFDAGSEVSYSNTGYRLVEAALERKGFAFDDFIQNDVAGPLGVTFKAPDVWNDPVASLVPGYWHSGERWQLSAAGLHISASGSLTGSANALTAWLQALMGGHGRYEGLLERLQTTRFLADGRPSGYSLGLRSSTLGERSFVGHGGSHPGYKTYFLLDPESRSGFVVVSNREDTNGNKIALESMAALTGLPLPTPAAGIPDGLYITEQGPWWLEIKGSVCTYLDADDTLYDDGDGWVSSRSASSPMRLRLEGSALVGEAGHAARWFLPVAGQHVVPASLSGAWQSPEGAEFEIRDGAVVMGVGPVRNVMPLTALGNGRFLFTLHDGPWTKRVCLHALDDNRVELVLNRARMMEYRRRP, encoded by the coding sequence ATGCCGGCACATTTCGATTGGCACGCCGCATCCGCCACAGCCGAAGGATTCGCCAAGCAGTGGGCGGAGAACGAACCGGGCGGCGCCATCGTCGGTTTCGACGATAGCGGCATCCGCTTTTCGCATGCGCGCGGCGTCGAAAGCCTGGCAACGTTTGCGCCATTCTCGGCCGAAAGCGTCGTTCGCTATGCCTCGGTCACCAAGCATTTCTTCTGTGCCATGGTGCTTGGCCATGACGACATCATCAAGCTCGACGACCGGCTTGGGCACCATCTGCCCGAACTCGTCTCGCCGCTTGCCGACGTGACGGTCGGCCAGGCGCTGGATATGAGCGGCGGCCTGCCGGATACGCGCGAATGCCTGTCCCTGCTCGGCCTCTCCGTCTACACGGACACACAGGCCGCACCGCTTCTGGCGTTTCTGGCGCGTCTGCGGCGGCTGAATTTCGATGCCGGCAGCGAGGTCTCCTACTCCAACACCGGTTATCGCCTCGTCGAGGCCGCGCTGGAGCGCAAGGGCTTTGCCTTCGACGACTTCATCCAGAACGACGTTGCCGGACCGCTCGGCGTCACCTTCAAGGCGCCCGACGTCTGGAACGATCCGGTCGCGAGCCTGGTGCCTGGTTATTGGCACTCTGGCGAGCGCTGGCAGCTTTCCGCCGCCGGCCTGCATATCTCCGCTTCCGGCAGCCTGACAGGAAGCGCCAATGCGCTCACTGCCTGGTTGCAGGCATTGATGGGCGGGCACGGTCGTTACGAAGGTTTGCTGGAAAGGTTGCAGACGACCCGTTTCCTGGCGGACGGACGGCCGAGCGGCTACAGCCTTGGCCTGCGCTCGTCGACGCTCGGTGAACGTAGCTTCGTCGGCCACGGCGGCTCACACCCCGGCTACAAGACTTACTTCCTGCTCGACCCCGAAAGCCGCTCGGGCTTCGTCGTCGTCTCCAACCGTGAGGACACCAACGGCAACAAGATCGCGCTCGAAAGCATGGCGGCGCTGACCGGCTTGCCGCTGCCAACACCGGCAGCCGGCATTCCCGACGGCCTCTATATCACCGAACAAGGTCCCTGGTGGCTGGAGATCAAGGGCAGCGTCTGCACCTATCTCGATGCCGACGACACGCTTTACGACGACGGCGACGGGTGGGTTTCCTCGCGCTCGGCCTCGTCGCCGATGCGGCTGCGGCTGGAGGGATCGGCGCTTGTCGGCGAGGCGGGCCATGCGGCGCGGTGGTTCCTGCCCGTCGCGGGCCAGCACGTTGTGCCGGCGTCTCTCTCCGGAGCGTGGCAGTCCCCTGAAGGGGCAGAGTTCGAGATCCGCGACGGGGCGGTGGTTATGGGTGTTGGCCCGGTGCGCAACGTCATGCCGCTGACGGCGCTCGGCAACGGTCGCTTCCTGTTCACGCTGCATGACGGCCCCTGGACGAAGCGTGTCTGCCTGCATGCCCTCGACGATAACCGGGTGGAACTGGTGCTCAACCGCGCGCGGATGATGGAATACCGCCGTCGGCCCTGA
- a CDS encoding LysR family transcriptional regulator → MEIKWLEDFLALASTLNFSKAADERHVTQSAFSRRIKQLEAWVGASLVDRATYPSRLTEAGLKFVPVAQETLQHLYQSRRNLQKEEGSDAKTIKVTALHTLSFTFFPDWMNRINRKAGPVFSRLRPDSGSMEENLNSLVDGSCDFLLTYAHTQVPLLLDPQAFEHRLLGHEKIIPVSAPIETGAAAHLLEGGAKPFPHISYEKSSFFGQLLGELVGADLPPFQRVHEGSMSVGLKAMAQAGWGIAWVPESLMTAELSSGTLVRAADPRWDISVEIRLYRAKDNRRPVVGRIWQSQEAAAL, encoded by the coding sequence TTGGAAATCAAGTGGCTCGAAGACTTTCTGGCACTGGCGAGCACGCTCAATTTCTCGAAGGCGGCCGACGAACGGCACGTCACCCAATCCGCCTTCAGCCGCCGGATCAAGCAGCTCGAAGCCTGGGTCGGCGCGAGCCTTGTCGACCGCGCCACCTACCCCTCTCGGTTGACCGAGGCGGGCCTGAAATTCGTTCCGGTGGCGCAGGAGACCCTTCAGCACCTCTATCAATCCAGGCGCAACCTGCAGAAGGAAGAGGGCTCGGACGCCAAGACGATCAAGGTGACCGCGCTCCACACGCTCTCCTTCACCTTCTTTCCCGACTGGATGAACCGCATCAACAGGAAGGCCGGCCCGGTCTTCTCGCGGCTTCGCCCTGACTCCGGCAGCATGGAGGAGAACCTCAACTCACTGGTCGATGGCTCGTGCGACTTCCTCCTGACCTATGCCCACACCCAGGTGCCGCTGCTCCTGGACCCGCAGGCGTTCGAACACCGCTTGCTCGGCCATGAAAAGATCATCCCGGTTTCGGCGCCTATCGAAACCGGAGCGGCCGCGCACCTGCTGGAGGGCGGTGCAAAGCCCTTCCCTCATATCAGCTACGAGAAGTCGTCATTCTTCGGGCAATTGCTGGGAGAGCTGGTCGGCGCCGACCTGCCGCCCTTTCAGCGCGTGCATGAGGGCAGCATGTCCGTCGGCCTGAAAGCGATGGCGCAGGCCGGCTGGGGCATTGCCTGGGTGCCGGAAAGCCTGATGACCGCAGAGCTTTCGTCCGGCACGCTGGTGCGCGCCGCCGATCCCCGTTGGGATATCAGCGTCGAAATCCGGCTCTATCGCGCCAAGGACAACCGGCGCCCCGTCGTCGGCCGTATCTGGCAGTCGCAAGAAGCGGCTGCCCTTTGA
- a CDS encoding D-amino-acid transaminase gives MSNPTGRIVYLNGEFVSEHAAHLSVFDRGFLFGDGIYEVTAVLEGKLIDSALHMARLERSAREIDVPLPVPVSEIVEIERRLVRENNLVEGVVYLQLTRGAEDRNFLFSGEIKPTLLLFTQVKTLEHVAAVDNGVSVKSVADQRWARRDIKSVCLLPQVMAKRIAKAEGCDEAWMIEDGLVTEGASSTAYIVTDDGRIVTRGNSSATLPGCTRLAALELAREQGLTIEERPFSLDEALGAREACLTSASNFVVSVTRIDGKPVGDGVPGPMVKRLRELYLENARRTAI, from the coding sequence GAACGGCGAGTTCGTTTCCGAGCACGCGGCGCATCTTTCGGTCTTCGACCGCGGTTTCCTGTTCGGCGACGGGATCTATGAAGTGACCGCCGTGCTCGAAGGCAAGCTTATCGACAGCGCGCTGCATATGGCGCGGCTCGAACGCTCCGCCCGCGAGATCGACGTGCCGCTTCCGGTCCCCGTTTCCGAGATCGTCGAGATCGAGCGCCGGTTGGTGCGCGAGAACAACCTCGTCGAGGGCGTGGTCTATCTGCAACTCACGCGCGGCGCCGAGGATCGCAACTTCCTGTTTTCAGGAGAGATCAAGCCGACGCTGCTGCTCTTCACCCAGGTCAAGACGCTCGAGCACGTCGCAGCGGTAGACAACGGTGTTTCCGTCAAATCGGTCGCCGACCAGCGCTGGGCGCGACGCGATATCAAGAGCGTATGTCTCTTGCCGCAGGTGATGGCGAAGCGCATCGCCAAGGCCGAAGGCTGCGACGAAGCCTGGATGATCGAGGACGGGTTGGTGACCGAAGGCGCGTCCTCCACCGCCTATATCGTTACCGACGACGGCAGGATCGTTACCCGCGGCAACAGCAGTGCGACGTTGCCCGGCTGCACGCGCCTTGCCGCGCTGGAACTGGCGCGCGAGCAGGGGCTTACGATCGAGGAGCGGCCGTTTTCGCTCGATGAGGCGCTGGGCGCCCGCGAGGCATGCCTGACGAGCGCGTCGAACTTCGTCGTCTCCGTGACGCGCATCGACGGAAAGCCTGTCGGCGACGGCGTGCCCGGACCGATGGTCAAGCGGCTGCGTGAACTCTATCTGGAAAATGCCCGCCGTACGGCGATCTAG